A stretch of the Neofelis nebulosa isolate mNeoNeb1 chromosome 1, mNeoNeb1.pri, whole genome shotgun sequence genome encodes the following:
- the LOC131484987 gene encoding kelch repeat and BTB domain-containing protein 6, protein MQSREEAPRSRRLASPRGGKRPKRVHKPTVSAFFTGPEELKDTAHSAALLAQLKSFYDARLLCDVTIEVVTPGSGPGTGRLFPCNRNVLAAACPYFKSMFTGGMYESHQANVTMHDVDAESFEVLVDYCYTGRVSLSEANVERLYAASDMLQLEYVREACASFLARRLDLANCTAIFKFADAFGHRKLRSQAQSFIAHNFKQLSQMGSIREETLADLTLAQLLSILRLDSLNIELEQTVCHVAVQWLEASPKERGPNAAEVFKCVRWTHFTDENKDYLEGLLTNTIVKKYCLDLIEGALQMRYGDKLCKSLVPKPESSGGSSGSGTSGGGGGSGGSGSGNSSGGGGGGSGCGSSSSSSMVPTSENPPQRLGVCAKKMVIFFGHPRDPFLCCDPYTGDIYKVPSPLTCLAHTRTVTTLAVCVSPDHDIYLAAQPRKDLWVYKPAQNSWQQLADRLLCREGMDVAYLNGYIYILGGRDPITGVKLKEVECYSVQRNQWALVAPLPHSFISFDLMVIQNYLYALNSKRMFCYDPSHNMWLKCVSLKRNDFQEACVFNDEIYCICDIPVMKVYNPVRGEWRQINNIPLVSETNNYRIINHGQKLLLITSRTPQWKKNRVTVYEYDTRGDQWINIGTTLGLFQFDSNFFCLSARVYPSCLEPGHSFLTEEEDVPSESSTEWDLGGFSELDSESGSSSSLSDDDLWVQVAPQ, encoded by the coding sequence ATGCAGTCCCGGGAAGAAGCTCCGCGCTCTCGCCGCCTGGCCAGTCCCCGCGGTGGGAAGCGGCCCAAGAGGGTTCACAAGCCCACGGTTTCGGCTTTTTTCACGGGCCCGGAGGAGCTGAAGGACACGGCTCATTCTGCAGCCCTGCTGGCGCAGCTGAAGTCTTTCTACGACGCGCGGCTGTTATGTGATGTGACCATCGAGGTGGTGACACCTGGCAGCGGGCCTGGCACCGGCCGCCTCTTCCCCTGCAACCGTAACGTGCTGGCTGCCGCGTGTCCCTACTTCAAGAGCATGTTCACAGGTGGCATGTACGAGAGCCACCAGGCGAATGTGACCATGCATGATGTGGATGCCGAGTCCTTCGAGGTGCTGGTCGACTACTGCTACACAGGTCGTGTATCCTTGAGTGAAGCCAACGTGGAACGCCTTTACGCGGCCTCTGACATGTTGCAGCTCGAGTACGTGCGGGAAGCTTGTGCCTCCTTCCTAGCCCGCCGCCTTGACCTGGCCAATTGCACCGCCATCTTTAAGTTTGCCGACGCCTTCGGCCATCGCAAACTGCGATCACAGGCCCAGTCCTTCATCGCCCACAACTTCAAGCAGCTCAGCCAGATGGGTTCGATTCGGGAAGAGACTCTGGCAGACCTGACCCTCGCCCAGTTGCTGTCTATCCTGCGCCTTGATAGTCTAAACATAGAGCTTGAGCAGACCGTGTGTCATGTGGCAGTGCAGTGGTTGGAAGCGTCTCCCAAGGAGCGCGGTCCCAACGCTGCGGAAGTCTTCAAGTGTGTCCGCTGgacccacttcacagatgaaaaTAAGGACTACCTGGAAGGGCTGCTGACCAACACCATTGTGAAGAAGTACTGTCTGGACCTTATCGAAGGGGCCCTGCAGATGCGATACGGTGACAAGTTGTGCAAGTCTCTGGTGCCGAAGCCAGAGAGCAGTGGCGGCAGCAGCGGCAGCGGCACtagcggcggtggcggcggcagcggcggcagcggcagcggcaacagcagtggcggcggcggcggcggcagcggctgcggcagtagcagcagcagctcTATGGTACCTACATCAGAAAATCCGCCCCAGAGGCTGGGTGTGTGCGCTAAGAAGATGGTGATCTTCTTTGGACATCCTAGGGATCCCTTTCTGTGCTGTGATCCGTACACCGGAGATATTTACAAAGTGCCGTCACCTCTGACCTGCCTTGCTCACACCAGGACTGTAACCACCTtagctgtctgtgtctctccagACCATGACATCTACCTGGCTGCCCAGCCCCGGAAAGACCTGTGGGTGTATAAGCCAGCCCAGAATAGTTGGCAGCAGCTTGCCGACCGCCTGCTGTGTCGCGAGGGCATGGATGTGGCCTACCTCAATGGCTACATCTACATCTTGGGTGGGCGAGACCCGATTACCGGCGTTAAATTGAAGGAAGTGGAATGCTACAGTGTTCAGAGAAACCAGTGGGCACTGGTGGCTCCGCTACCCCATTCTTTTATATCCTTCGATCTAATGGTAATTCAGAACTATCTTTATGCTCTCAACAGCAAGCGCATGTTCTGCTACGATCCTAGCCACAATATGTGGCTGAAGTGTGTTTCTCTGAAGCGCAATGACTTTCAGGAAGCCTGTGTCTTCAACGACGAGATCTACTGTATCTGTGACATCCCAGTCATGAAGGTCTACAATCCAGTCAGAGGAGAGTGGAGGCAGATCAATAATATTCCCTTGGTGTCGGAGACCAACAACTACCGGATAATCAATCACGGCCAAAAACTGTTGCTGATCACGTCGCGCACCCCACAGTGGAAGAAGAACCGGGTGACCGTGTATGAATATGACACTAGGGGAGACCAGTGGATTAACATAGGTACCACGTTAGGCCTCTTCCAGTTTGATTCCAACTTCTTCTGCCTGTCAGCTCGTGTTTATCCTTCCTGCCTCGAGCCTGGTCACAGTTTCCTCACGGAGGAAGAAGATGTGCCGAGTGAATCCAGTACTGAATGGGATTTAGGTGGATTCAGTGAGCTGGACTCTGAGTCAGGAAGTTCAAGTTCTCTATCTGATGatgatttgtgggttcaggtAGCTCCTCAGTGA